Proteins co-encoded in one Pseudomonas fluorescens genomic window:
- the cysS gene encoding cysteine--tRNA ligase: protein MLTIYNTLTKSKEVFKPLDGNKVRMYVCGMTVYDYCHLGHGRSMVAFDLVTRWLRFSGYDLTYVRNITDIDDKIINRANENGESFEALTERMIAAMHEDEARLNIKKPDMEPRATDHIPGMHAMIQTLIDKGYAYAPGNGDVYYRVGKFMGYGKLSRKKIEDLRIGARIEVDEAKEDPLDFVLWKGVKPGEPSWESPWGAGRPGWHIECSVMSTCCLGETFDIHGGGSDLEFPHHENEIAQSEAATGKTYANAWMHCGMIRINGEKMSKSLNNFFTIRDVLDKYHPEVVRYLLVSSHYRSAINYSEDNLKDAKGALERFYHALKGLPNVAPAGGEAFVERFTTVMNDDFGTPEACAVLFEMVREINRLRESDLEAAAGLAARLKELASVLGVLQLEADDFLQAGAAGRVDAAEVEALIAARLAARAGKDWAESDRIRDQLTAMGVVLEDGKGGTTWRLAD, encoded by the coding sequence GTGCTTACGATCTACAACACGCTCACCAAGAGCAAAGAAGTCTTCAAGCCGCTGGATGGCAACAAGGTGCGCATGTACGTCTGCGGGATGACCGTGTACGACTACTGCCACCTGGGCCACGGCCGCAGCATGGTCGCGTTCGACCTGGTGACCCGCTGGTTGCGGTTCAGCGGTTATGACCTGACCTATGTGCGCAACATCACCGACATCGACGACAAGATCATCAACCGGGCCAACGAGAACGGCGAGTCGTTCGAAGCGTTGACCGAGCGCATGATCGCCGCGATGCACGAAGACGAAGCGCGCCTGAACATCAAGAAGCCGGACATGGAGCCGCGCGCCACGGATCACATCCCAGGCATGCACGCGATGATCCAGACCCTGATCGACAAGGGTTACGCCTACGCCCCGGGCAATGGCGACGTGTACTACCGCGTCGGCAAGTTCATGGGCTACGGCAAGCTGTCGCGCAAGAAGATCGAAGACCTGCGCATCGGTGCGCGGATCGAGGTCGACGAAGCCAAGGAAGATCCGCTGGACTTCGTGCTGTGGAAAGGCGTCAAGCCGGGCGAGCCGAGCTGGGAATCGCCGTGGGGCGCCGGGCGTCCGGGCTGGCACATCGAGTGCTCGGTGATGTCGACCTGCTGCCTCGGTGAGACGTTCGACATTCATGGCGGCGGCAGCGATCTCGAGTTCCCGCACCACGAAAACGAAATCGCCCAGAGCGAAGCGGCCACCGGCAAGACCTACGCCAACGCGTGGATGCATTGCGGCATGATTCGTATCAATGGCGAGAAGATGTCCAAGTCCTTGAACAACTTCTTCACCATTCGCGACGTGCTCGACAAGTACCACCCGGAAGTCGTGCGGTACCTGCTGGTGTCGAGCCACTACCGCAGTGCGATCAACTACTCGGAAGACAACCTCAAGGACGCCAAGGGCGCCCTGGAGCGTTTCTACCACGCGTTGAAAGGCCTGCCGAACGTGGCGCCGGCTGGCGGCGAAGCGTTCGTCGAGCGTTTCACCACGGTGATGAACGACGACTTCGGCACGCCGGAAGCCTGCGCGGTGCTGTTCGAGATGGTCCGTGAGATCAACCGCCTGCGCGAGAGCGACCTCGAGGCAGCGGCGGGTCTGGCGGCGCGCCTGAAAGAACTGGCCAGCGTGCTGGGTGTGTTGCAGCTCGAAGCCGATGACTTCCTGCAGGCCGGCGCCGCAGGGCGTGTCGATGCCGCCGAGGTCGAGGCGCTGATCGCTGCGCGTCTGGCGGCACGTGCCGGCAAGGACTGGGCCGAATCCGACCGCATCCGCGACCAGCTCACCGCCATGGGTGTGGTGCTGGAAGACGGCAAGGGCGGCACGACCTGGCGTCTGGCTGACTGA
- the lpxH gene encoding UDP-2,3-diacylglucosamine diphosphatase, whose protein sequence is MILLISDLHLEEERPDITRAFLDLLAGRARSASALYILGDFFEAWIGDDAMTPFQRSICQALRELSDSGTAIFLMHGNRDFLLGKAFCKEAGCTLLKDPSVVQFYGEPVLLMHGDSLCTRDEAYMKLRRYLRNPISLFILRNLPLRTRHKLARKLRSESRAQTRMKANDIVDVTPEEIPRIMQEYGVKTLVHGHTHRPAIHKLQIGDQAAKRIVLGDWDRQGWALQVDENGFALAPFDFAPPPQLAAPAI, encoded by the coding sequence GTGATATTGCTGATTTCAGACTTGCATCTGGAAGAGGAGCGCCCGGACATTACCCGGGCGTTTCTGGATTTGCTCGCCGGACGCGCCCGCTCGGCGAGTGCGTTGTACATCCTGGGCGACTTTTTCGAGGCGTGGATTGGCGACGACGCCATGACCCCCTTCCAGCGTTCCATCTGCCAGGCCCTGCGCGAATTGAGCGACAGCGGCACGGCCATTTTTCTGATGCACGGCAATCGCGACTTTCTGCTCGGCAAGGCTTTCTGCAAGGAAGCCGGCTGCACGCTGTTGAAGGATCCGAGTGTCGTGCAGTTTTACGGCGAACCGGTGCTGCTGATGCACGGCGACAGCCTGTGCACCCGCGACGAAGCCTATATGAAGCTGCGTCGTTACCTGCGCAATCCGATCAGCCTGTTCATATTGCGCAACCTGCCCCTGCGCACCCGACATAAGCTTGCGCGCAAACTGCGCAGCGAAAGCCGGGCGCAGACGCGGATGAAGGCCAATGACATCGTCGATGTCACGCCGGAGGAAATCCCGCGGATCATGCAGGAATACGGGGTGAAAACCCTGGTTCACGGACACACCCATCGCCCGGCCATCCACAAGTTGCAGATCGGCGATCAGGCGGCGAAGCGGATTGTGCTGGGGGATTGGGATCGTCAGGGCTGGGCGTTGCAGGTGGATGAGAACGGGTTTGCGTTGGCGCCGTTCGACTTCGCCCCGCCGCCACAGCTGGCAGCACCCGCCATCTGA
- a CDS encoding glutamine--tRNA ligase/YqeY domain fusion protein yields MSKPTVDPTSNAKSGPAVPVNFLRPIIQADLDSGKHTQIVTRFPPEPNGYLHIGHAKSICVNFGLAQEFGGVTHLRFDDTNPAKEDQEYIDAIESDVKWLGFEWSGEVRYASQYFDQLHDWAVELIKAGKAYVDDLTPEQAREYRGSLTEPGKNSPFRDRSVEENLDWFARMRAGEFPDGARVLRAKIDMASPNMNLRDPIMYRIRHAHHHQTGDKWCIYPNYDFTHGQSDAIEGITHSICTLEFESHRPLYEWFLDALPVPAHPRQYEFSRLNLNYTITSKRKLKQLVDEKHVNGWDDPRMSTLSGFRRRGYTPASIRNFCEMIGTNRSDGVVDFGMLEFSIRQDLDANAPRAMCVLRPLKVVITNYPEGQVENLELPRHPQKEELGVRQLPFAREIYIDRDDFMEEPPKGYKRLEPNGEVRLRGSYVIRAEEAIKDADGNIVELRCSYDPDTLGKNPEGRKVKGVIHWVPAAASVECEVRLYDRLFRSPNPEKAEDSASFLDNINPDSLQVLTGCRAEPSLGNAQPEDRFQFEREGYFVADIKDSKPGQPVFNRTVTLRDSWGQ; encoded by the coding sequence ATGAGCAAGCCCACTGTCGACCCTACCTCGAATGCCAAGTCCGGCCCTGCCGTGCCGGTCAATTTCCTGCGGCCGATCATCCAGGCAGACCTGGACTCGGGCAAGCACACCCAGATCGTCACCCGTTTCCCGCCTGAGCCCAACGGCTACCTGCACATCGGCCACGCCAAGTCGATCTGCGTGAACTTCGGCCTGGCCCAGGAGTTCGGCGGTGTCACGCACTTGCGTTTCGACGACACCAACCCCGCCAAGGAAGACCAGGAATACATCGACGCGATCGAAAGTGACGTCAAATGGCTGGGGTTCGAATGGTCCGGCGAAGTGCGCTACGCCTCGCAATACTTCGACCAGTTGCACGACTGGGCCGTCGAGCTGATCAAGGCCGGCAAGGCCTACGTCGACGACCTGACGCCTGAACAGGCCAGGGAATACCGCGGCAGCCTGACCGAGCCGGGCAAGAACAGCCCGTTCCGCGACCGTTCGGTGGAAGAGAACCTGGACTGGTTCGCCCGCATGCGCGCCGGTGAGTTCCCGGACGGTGCCCGCGTACTGCGCGCCAAGATCGACATGGCCTCGCCGAACATGAACCTGCGCGACCCGATCATGTACCGCATCCGCCACGCTCATCACCATCAGACCGGTGACAAGTGGTGCATCTACCCGAACTACGACTTCACCCACGGTCAGTCGGACGCCATCGAAGGCATCACCCACTCGATCTGCACCCTGGAGTTCGAAAGCCATCGTCCGCTGTACGAGTGGTTCCTCGACGCACTGCCGGTGCCGGCGCACCCGCGTCAGTACGAGTTCAGCCGTCTGAACCTCAACTACACCATCACCAGCAAGCGCAAGCTCAAGCAATTGGTTGACGAGAAACACGTCAACGGCTGGGACGATCCGCGCATGTCCACGCTGTCGGGCTTCCGCCGCCGTGGCTACACCCCGGCATCGATCCGCAATTTCTGCGAGATGATCGGCACCAACCGTTCCGACGGCGTGGTTGACTTCGGCATGCTCGAGTTCAGCATCCGTCAGGATCTGGACGCGAACGCCCCGCGCGCCATGTGCGTGCTGCGCCCGTTGAAAGTCGTGATCACCAACTACCCGGAAGGCCAGGTCGAGAACCTCGAACTGCCGCGTCATCCGCAGAAAGAAGAACTCGGCGTGCGCCAGCTGCCGTTCGCCCGTGAAATCTACATCGACCGCGATGACTTCATGGAAGAGCCGCCAAAGGGCTACAAGCGCCTGGAGCCGAATGGCGAAGTGCGCCTGCGCGGCAGCTACGTGATCCGTGCCGAAGAAGCGATCAAGGACGCCGACGGCAACATCGTCGAACTGCGTTGCTCCTACGATCCGGACACCCTGGGCAAGAACCCTGAAGGCCGCAAGGTCAAGGGCGTGATCCACTGGGTGCCGGCCGCTGCCAGCGTCGAGTGCGAAGTGCGTCTGTACGATCGCCTGTTCCGTTCTCCGAACCCGGAGAAGGCCGAAGACAGCGCGAGTTTCCTGGACAACATCAACCCTGACTCACTGCAAGTGCTGACCGGTTGTCGTGCGGAGCCTTCGCTGGGCAATGCACAGCCGGAAGACCGTTTCCAGTTCGAGCGCGAAGGCTACTTCGTCGCGGATATCAAGGACTCGAAACCAGGCCAGCCGGTATTCAACCGTACCGTGACCCTGCGCGATTCGTGGGGCCAGTGA
- a CDS encoding sigma-54-dependent Fis family transcriptional regulator, with the protein MAAPVPPLSHEAIVQDSWSRCRAFGLKHQSAPAFDQLPASGIAQLLDSHHSLVQTTHQEVLPYYENILSNSNCLIMLADNQGQVLTSWGTQRFIEPNLARGFQAGASWMEHASGTNAIGTALACEQAVHIEHDEHFLKANRFMTGSAAPIFNAERKVIAVLDVSSDSYLPPSHTLGMVKMMSQTVENRLILNLFHGQHFQLTFNTGLNNLDSQWAGLLIFDESGQVLSANRRADNLLGVRLSRVSVESLFKVSLLELINQPDGLPFALQTSGRNRFQCLLKRPKQAPIQARVFAEAKVTEPQVTTSTTISLSSLHFGDSRVEKAVRQAERLLEKDIPLLIHGETGVGKEVFVKALHQASSRSKQAFIAVNCAAIPAELVESELFGYEKGAFTGANQKGSIGLIRKADKGTLFLDEIGDMPLPTQARLLRVLQERCVQPVGSSELFPVDLRIISATNRSLREQVQLGRFREDLYYRIGGLTLELPPLRERSDKQALFKRLWEQHREPTQWAGLSREVLELFDRHPWPGNLRQVSSVMQVALAMAEEQPVRPEHLPDDFFVDLEMEPLETPEPLGIDLNDSEALNRELQAAGGNISHLARRLGVSRNTLYKRLRQAE; encoded by the coding sequence ATGGCCGCACCTGTCCCGCCGCTTTCTCACGAGGCCATCGTTCAGGACTCCTGGTCCCGTTGCCGCGCCTTCGGCCTCAAGCATCAAAGTGCTCCGGCGTTCGACCAGTTGCCCGCCTCCGGCATTGCGCAGTTGCTCGACAGCCACCATTCGCTGGTGCAGACCACCCATCAGGAAGTGCTGCCGTACTACGAAAACATCCTGAGCAATTCCAACTGCCTGATCATGCTGGCCGACAATCAGGGCCAGGTACTGACGTCCTGGGGCACCCAACGCTTTATCGAGCCGAACCTGGCGCGCGGCTTCCAGGCCGGGGCAAGCTGGATGGAACACGCCAGCGGCACCAATGCAATCGGCACAGCGCTGGCCTGCGAACAGGCAGTGCACATCGAGCACGATGAGCATTTCCTCAAGGCCAACCGTTTCATGACCGGCTCCGCCGCACCGATCTTCAACGCCGAGCGCAAAGTCATCGCCGTACTCGATGTGTCCAGCGACAGCTACCTGCCGCCCTCGCACACCCTCGGCATGGTCAAGATGATGAGCCAGACCGTGGAAAACCGGCTGATCCTCAACCTGTTCCATGGCCAGCACTTCCAACTGACCTTCAACACCGGGTTGAACAACCTCGACAGCCAGTGGGCAGGGTTGCTGATTTTCGATGAGAGCGGTCAGGTGCTGTCGGCCAACCGCCGGGCCGACAATCTGTTGGGCGTGCGACTGTCGCGGGTGAGTGTCGAGAGCCTGTTCAAGGTGTCATTGCTGGAGTTGATCAATCAGCCGGACGGTTTGCCGTTTGCCTTGCAGACCTCCGGGCGCAATCGTTTCCAGTGTTTGTTGAAGCGGCCTAAACAGGCGCCCATTCAGGCGCGGGTGTTTGCTGAAGCCAAAGTCACCGAACCGCAAGTTACGACCTCCACGACCATCAGTCTGAGCAGTCTGCACTTCGGCGACAGCCGCGTGGAAAAAGCCGTGCGTCAGGCCGAGCGACTGCTGGAAAAGGACATTCCGCTGCTGATTCACGGAGAAACCGGGGTTGGCAAGGAAGTCTTCGTCAAAGCACTGCATCAGGCCAGCTCTCGCAGCAAACAAGCGTTCATCGCCGTCAACTGCGCGGCGATTCCCGCCGAACTGGTGGAGTCCGAGCTGTTCGGCTACGAAAAAGGTGCGTTCACCGGCGCCAACCAGAAAGGCAGCATCGGCCTGATCCGCAAGGCCGACAAAGGCACGCTGTTTCTCGATGAAATCGGCGACATGCCGCTGCCGACTCAGGCCCGATTGCTGCGGGTACTGCAGGAACGCTGTGTGCAACCGGTGGGCAGCAGTGAGTTGTTCCCGGTGGATCTGCGGATCATCTCCGCTACCAACCGCTCGCTCAGGGAACAGGTGCAACTGGGGCGATTCCGCGAGGATTTGTATTACCGCATCGGCGGTTTGACCCTTGAATTGCCACCGCTGCGCGAGCGCAGTGACAAGCAAGCGCTGTTCAAACGCTTGTGGGAACAGCATCGCGAACCGACGCAATGGGCGGGATTGAGTCGCGAAGTGCTGGAGTTGTTCGATCGTCATCCGTGGCCGGGGAATCTGCGGCAGGTCAGTAGCGTGATGCAGGTCGCGCTGGCCATGGCCGAAGAGCAACCGGTAAGACCTGAGCATCTGCCGGATGATTTCTTTGTCGATCTGGAGATGGAGCCGCTGGAAACGCCAGAACCGTTGGGGATCGATCTGAATGACAGCGAGGCGTTGAATCGGGAACTGCAGGCGGCCGGGGGCAATATTTCTCATCTGGCGCGGCGGTTGGGGGTCAGTCGCAATACGCTCTACAAGCGCTTGCGTCAGGCTGAGTGA
- a CDS encoding ABC transporter ATP-binding protein, with translation MAEIRLQHLAHSYSKNPSGAEDYAIREMDHIWEQGGAYALLGPSGCGKSTLLNIISGLLSPSQGHVLFDGKAVNDLTPEKRNIAQVFQFPVVYDTMTVFDNLAFPLRNQGMAEAKVHSKVQEIAEVLDLQNLLSKKARNLTADEKQKVSMGRGLVRDDVSAILFDEPLTVIDPHLKWKLRRKLKQIHEQFNITMVYVTHDQLEASTFADKIAVMYGGQIVQFGTPRELFERPSHTFVGYFIGSPGMNLIEVQPQPGGVGFNSTHLPLSDALQRHIEHGQWKNLKVGIRPEFIHVWDEPFDDAMRARVVHVEDLGTYKIMTLDLDGAPLKVRLAEDKPVPQGTAYISFPAQWLMVYADEFLLDATESEVQP, from the coding sequence ATGGCCGAAATCCGTTTGCAACACCTCGCCCACAGTTACAGCAAGAACCCGAGCGGGGCGGAAGACTACGCGATCCGCGAAATGGACCACATCTGGGAGCAGGGCGGCGCCTATGCCTTGCTCGGGCCGTCGGGTTGCGGCAAGTCGACCTTGCTCAACATCATTTCCGGCCTGCTCAGCCCGTCTCAGGGGCATGTGTTGTTCGACGGCAAAGCGGTCAACGACCTGACTCCGGAGAAACGCAACATCGCCCAGGTTTTCCAGTTTCCGGTGGTCTACGACACCATGACGGTGTTCGACAACCTGGCTTTCCCGCTGCGCAATCAGGGCATGGCCGAGGCGAAAGTCCACAGCAAGGTCCAGGAAATCGCCGAAGTCCTTGACCTGCAAAACCTGTTGAGCAAAAAGGCACGCAACCTCACCGCCGACGAAAAACAGAAAGTTTCCATGGGCCGTGGTCTGGTGCGCGACGACGTCTCGGCGATCCTGTTCGACGAGCCGCTGACGGTGATCGACCCGCACCTGAAATGGAAACTGCGGCGCAAGCTCAAGCAGATCCACGAGCAGTTCAACATCACCATGGTCTACGTCACCCACGATCAACTGGAGGCCTCGACCTTCGCCGACAAGATCGCGGTGATGTACGGCGGCCAGATCGTCCAGTTCGGCACGCCACGGGAATTGTTCGAGCGGCCGAGTCATACCTTTGTCGGTTATTTCATCGGCAGTCCGGGGATGAACCTGATCGAGGTGCAGCCGCAACCGGGCGGGGTCGGTTTCAACTCGACCCACCTGCCGCTTTCCGACGCCTTGCAGCGCCATATCGAACACGGACAGTGGAAAAACCTGAAGGTCGGCATCCGCCCCGAGTTCATTCATGTGTGGGACGAGCCTTTCGATGACGCGATGCGGGCGCGGGTCGTACACGTCGAAGACCTTGGCACCTACAAGATCATGACCCTGGATCTGGACGGCGCACCGCTGAAGGTGCGTCTGGCCGAAGACAAACCGGTGCCGCAGGGCACGGCGTACATCAGTTTCCCGGCGCAGTGGCTGATGGTCTACGCCGACGAATTTCTGCTGGATGCCACCGAAAGCGAGGTACAGCCATGA
- a CDS encoding peptidylprolyl isomerase, giving the protein MTQVKLTTNFGDIVIELNAEKAPVTTANFIEYVKKGHYENVVFHRVIKGFMIQGGGFEPGMKEKKDKSPSIQNEADNGLKNDKYTIAMARTMDPHSASAQFFINASDNSFLNHTAKTAQGWGYAVFGKVVAGTDVVDKIEGVSTTSKAGHQDVPADDVIIEKAEIIEA; this is encoded by the coding sequence ATGACTCAAGTTAAATTGACCACCAACTTCGGTGACATCGTCATCGAACTGAACGCTGAAAAGGCGCCTGTCACCACCGCCAACTTCATCGAATACGTCAAGAAAGGTCACTACGAGAACGTCGTGTTCCACCGCGTCATCAAAGGCTTCATGATCCAGGGCGGCGGTTTCGAGCCAGGCATGAAAGAAAAGAAAGACAAGAGCCCGAGCATCCAGAACGAAGCCGACAACGGTCTGAAGAACGACAAGTACACCATCGCCATGGCCCGTACCATGGACCCGCATTCGGCTTCGGCGCAGTTCTTCATCAACGCCTCCGACAACAGCTTCCTGAACCACACCGCCAAGACCGCCCAGGGCTGGGGTTATGCCGTGTTCGGTAAAGTGGTTGCGGGCACCGACGTTGTCGACAAGATCGAAGGCGTTTCCACCACGTCCAAGGCAGGCCACCAGGACGTACCCGCAGACGACGTGATCATCGAGAAAGCCGAGATCATCGAAGCGTGA
- a CDS encoding ABC transporter ATP-binding protein: MSLTLEHVSRIVEGQTWIDDANLKFEAGSFNVLLGRTLSGKTSLMRLMAGLDKPDSGRILMNGVDVTQRPVRLRNVSMVYQQFINYPTMTVFENIASPLRQAGISNEQIQSKVQETAKMLRIEKFLKRYPLELSGGQQQRTAMARALVKDAELILFDEPLVNLDYKLREELRQEMRELFKARHTIAIYATTEPNEALALGGTTTILHEGRVIQSGPSTEVYHQPQTVLAAELFSEPPINLMPGRIAGNEVSFANFVHFPLNVDLRPVGEGEFRFGVRPSHISLVPSNDDDLELAVTVEVAEISGSETFLHVRNEHFLLVLHLPGVHEYDVDAPIRIYIPTHKLFVFDAQGRLVQAPGRRVARVA; the protein is encoded by the coding sequence ATGTCACTCACCCTGGAGCACGTCAGCCGCATCGTCGAGGGCCAGACCTGGATCGACGATGCGAACCTGAAATTCGAAGCCGGATCCTTCAACGTCCTGCTCGGACGGACGCTGTCGGGCAAGACCAGCCTCATGCGTTTGATGGCCGGTCTGGACAAGCCCGACAGCGGTCGCATTCTGATGAACGGCGTCGACGTCACCCAGCGTCCGGTGCGTCTGCGCAACGTGTCGATGGTCTATCAGCAGTTCATCAATTACCCGACCATGACGGTGTTCGAAAACATCGCCTCGCCGTTGCGTCAGGCCGGGATCTCCAACGAGCAGATCCAGAGCAAGGTGCAGGAAACCGCGAAGATGCTGCGCATCGAGAAATTCCTGAAGCGCTATCCGCTGGAACTGTCCGGCGGCCAGCAACAGCGCACAGCCATGGCCCGGGCGCTGGTCAAGGATGCCGAACTGATCCTGTTCGACGAGCCGCTGGTCAACCTCGATTACAAACTGCGCGAAGAATTACGCCAGGAAATGCGCGAGCTGTTCAAGGCGCGCCACACCATCGCCATCTACGCCACCACCGAACCCAACGAAGCGCTGGCGCTGGGCGGCACCACCACCATTCTTCATGAAGGCCGGGTGATCCAGAGCGGCCCGTCGACCGAGGTCTATCACCAGCCGCAAACGGTGCTGGCGGCCGAATTGTTCTCCGAGCCGCCGATCAACCTGATGCCGGGGCGTATTGCGGGCAACGAAGTGAGCTTTGCCAATTTCGTGCACTTCCCGTTGAACGTCGATCTGCGGCCGGTGGGCGAGGGCGAGTTCCGTTTCGGTGTGCGTCCGAGCCACATCTCACTGGTCCCGAGCAACGACGATGACCTCGAATTGGCCGTGACCGTCGAGGTGGCGGAAATCAGCGGTTCGGAAACTTTCCTGCATGTGCGCAACGAGCATTTCCTGCTGGTGCTGCACTTGCCCGGCGTTCACGAATATGACGTCGATGCGCCGATCCGCATCTACATCCCGACCCATAAACTGTTTGTGTTCGATGCACAGGGCCGTCTGGTGCAGGCACCGGGCCGGCGCGTCGCGAGGGTTGCCTGA
- a CDS encoding undecaprenyl-diphosphate phosphatase: protein MTNICTTGLDTGFASLDYLQIGILGIIQGITELLPVSSTAHMRIVPALLGWPDPGSAFSAAMQLAALAAVVSYFWRDVRQVATGSLAAVRQRDFNNQWFVLAVAIVLATIPIGIAGIALSSTLNACNSPLRGLMVIGISSVVMAVLLAIAELTCRHRRTVGEMRLRDALIVGIAQIGALIPGVSRSGSTLTAALFLNFKREEAARFSFLLGLPAIALAGLKELWVLFHAQLPAQAWAHLIFGLVIASISAFFAIWGLMRFLEKFSTWPFVIYRAALGIFLIVAVSTGLLS from the coding sequence TTGACCAACATCTGCACCACCGGCCTTGATACCGGCTTTGCTTCTCTCGATTACCTGCAAATCGGCATCCTCGGCATCATTCAAGGCATCACCGAGCTATTGCCCGTTTCTTCCACCGCCCACATGCGCATCGTCCCGGCCCTGCTCGGCTGGCCGGATCCCGGCTCGGCGTTTTCCGCCGCCATGCAACTGGCCGCACTGGCCGCGGTGGTGAGTTATTTCTGGCGGGACGTCAGACAGGTCGCCACGGGCAGTCTGGCGGCGGTGCGACAACGGGATTTCAACAATCAGTGGTTCGTCCTTGCGGTGGCCATCGTGCTGGCGACCATCCCCATCGGTATTGCCGGCATCGCCTTGTCCTCGACGCTCAACGCCTGCAACTCGCCGTTGCGCGGCTTGATGGTGATCGGGATTTCCTCCGTGGTGATGGCGGTATTGCTGGCCATCGCTGAACTTACGTGCCGCCACCGCCGCACTGTTGGCGAAATGCGTCTGCGCGATGCGCTGATCGTGGGTATTGCTCAGATCGGGGCACTGATTCCGGGCGTTTCGCGCTCCGGGTCGACGCTGACGGCGGCGCTGTTCCTCAATTTCAAACGTGAAGAAGCCGCGCGCTTCTCCTTCCTGCTCGGATTGCCGGCCATCGCGCTGGCGGGTTTGAAGGAGTTGTGGGTGTTGTTCCATGCGCAACTGCCGGCGCAAGCCTGGGCGCACCTGATTTTCGGTCTGGTGATTGCCAGTATCTCGGCGTTTTTCGCGATCTGGGGCCTGATGCGCTTTCTGGAGAAGTTCTCCACCTGGCCTTTCGTGATTTACCGCGCTGCACTCGGGATTTTCCTGATCGTCGCGGTCAGCACCGGGCTCTTGAGCTGA
- a CDS encoding carbohydrate ABC transporter permease, which produces MNKVQNNKAWWLVLPVFLLVAFSAVIPMMTVVNYSVQDIFDQSSRYFVGADWYKQVLLDPRLHDSLLRQFIYSACVLLIEIPLGIAIALTMPTKGRWSSVVLIVLAIPLLIPWNVVGTIWQIFGRADIGLLGSSLNAMGISYNYAANTMDAWVTVLVMDVWHWTSLVALLCFSGLRAIPDVYYQAARIDRASAWAVFRHIQLPKLKSVLLIAVMLRFMDSFMIYTEPFVLTGGGPGNATTFLSQTLTQMAVGQFDLGPAAAFSLVYFLIILLVSWLFYTAMTHSDANR; this is translated from the coding sequence ATGAACAAGGTGCAGAACAACAAGGCCTGGTGGCTGGTGTTGCCGGTGTTTCTGCTGGTGGCCTTCAGTGCGGTGATCCCGATGATGACCGTGGTCAATTATTCGGTGCAGGACATCTTCGACCAGTCGAGCCGCTACTTCGTCGGTGCCGACTGGTACAAGCAGGTGCTGCTCGATCCGCGTCTGCACGATTCGTTGCTGCGCCAGTTCATCTATTCGGCGTGCGTGCTGCTGATCGAAATCCCACTCGGGATCGCCATTGCCCTGACCATGCCGACCAAGGGCCGCTGGTCGTCGGTGGTGTTGATCGTGCTGGCGATTCCGTTGCTGATTCCCTGGAACGTGGTCGGCACCATCTGGCAGATCTTCGGCCGTGCCGACATCGGTCTGCTCGGTTCGAGCCTCAACGCCATGGGCATCAGCTACAACTATGCGGCCAACACCATGGACGCCTGGGTCACGGTTCTGGTGATGGACGTGTGGCACTGGACCTCGCTGGTGGCGCTGCTGTGTTTCTCGGGGTTGCGGGCGATTCCCGATGTGTATTACCAGGCGGCGCGGATTGATCGGGCCTCGGCCTGGGCGGTGTTCCGTCACATTCAATTGCCCAAGCTGAAAAGCGTGCTGCTGATCGCGGTGATGCTGCGCTTCATGGACAGCTTCATGATCTACACCGAGCCCTTCGTGCTCACTGGTGGCGGACCGGGCAATGCCACGACCTTCTTGAGTCAGACCTTGACCCAGATGGCTGTAGGCCAATTCGACCTGGGGCCGGCGGCAGCCTTTTCGCTGGTGTACTTCCTGATCATCCTGCTGGTGTCCTGGCTGTTCTATACCGCCATGACCCACAGCGATGCCAACCGCTGA